The Glycine soja cultivar W05 chromosome 9, ASM419377v2, whole genome shotgun sequence sequence GATGTTGTATAAGTGTATGTTATGATGGAGTCTCATAAGGCACATAGTTATTTAGTTGTACAATTATATCACATCATGTTTTACCTTTGTATCATGTgttttatcatatcatattttACTTTTGTATCATGTATTTTAGCTTTGGccattgaaatgaaaaaattttacaaatattttggtataaacattttaaaatataaacatatattaGACAAAAAATAGacacataatttaatttaaaatgaatttttttaatatttaaatgaataacatggttttaacaaaattcaaaaagacattctatattttttattcatttatatgtTATTGGCTATcacaaaaatatcatattttcatattaaatattatatttttttattaatatattcatttttagttttgacGGTGAATATTGCacaagttaaataatttttatatataattataattcataataaatatatactttaaaatataaaattttattattattgaagttcataataaacaaatatttctaAACATATATgactatataaattatattttttatttatagtaaataatttaaattgtgatgtacagttatttataaataattgtgtaatttttttaatttgagttttaaTTTGGGTTTGGTATTTTGTTTGAAAACACAAATATGTCAACTGCATGTTGATATGTAAAAATGTGCTAGAATTAATGTAATGCACAAGGGAAAAAACtactaacaataaaaaagattgatatttttatttagatacatgagaagaaaatattatgcatcaatttacataattatctaatcataattcgttatatataataaatttattgatttttaaaaataattattttaaaataattcaaaggataatttattttgaataatagtgtaaaattattttaagctGTATCACCATTTGACACTAAATATATGAAAGGAGACATGATAGGagataataatttcaatttacttataaaattaacataaaataatatatatatatatatataaattttatcacataattttctatattttttaattttttgggccACTCTCAgtcttaacaaaattattttaacatgacGATACGTTAAACTGGATTAGAAATTTGTAAATgtaatacatgaaaaaaaaaaactaacaataaaaaaatgttatacttGATAATCACCCATCACACTTTTATTTAGagatataaatgaaaatttgacacatgataattattttcatttatttacaaaaataacataaaataatgtgtaatttttttaccacattattttataattttttttttcaattttttgggcCTCCTAATCATGACTTTGGGCCTTCCCTTTACatatacaaaaacaaatacaatcTTGATCGGTGAGAATCAAACGTCTTCCACCTGACCACTGTCTTATGTCCCAATATCCGAACAATTTTTGTAATTTGAGACATTAAAACAGAACAAAAGCTTGTATCTATCGTTATATCTCTTAATGTAAACAGTGTCATTGTACGTTTGTTCGCCTGGATGACCTTCAGTACCACCAATATGCACACATGACTTTTTTTTGGTATGCATTTGGAGGATTTACCACACCCAGGCttctttttggaaaaatatCCAATGGGGTACCTAACATGATActtccaaaaacaaaatataaaaaggcctAACAGACtattagaaaaattattgaccaaataatttatatttaattttttaaaaaaatgctactAAAGTTTAGAGACCTCAATATTAgctagagaaaataaattattgtcatTAAATTTAGTTATCAACTCATTACTCCCTCcccatttcaaatttcaaatattaacaaaaataattcaaattaaattttgtcaCTAAAAGAAGCTATTTTCAAGATTTGAGGGTTCaaatgaaagtattttttttttcatgggaCTAAATTCAAAGGaaatcctaaaataaaaagaaaagaaaaaatataaaattaaaaagagaaaacacaaaaagaaagaaacgtGAAAagtaaaacagaaaaaaaaattgaaaaagaagaaagagaaagaattgggtgaaaagaaagagagaaaaagattaGATAAATCCTTgagaaaaatgacaaaataCACACTAATTTAGATACTTATAGAAAattgtttatgtaatttttttaatctaaaagttTCTTATATACTAGATATTTACGTAATTTACACCcattatgtaaattattttttatgcatataaaataaaattccatgAGCACGAGCTCCTCGAGGAtcataaagttatttttatttgttccaCATGCTTGGTCTACTTTATCTGGAAGaccataaaacaataaattattgttaCAATGACacgtttaatgttttatgatTTTGCAGGTGACTTACTGAGCCACGTGGGCGTCTCagtatttttattacaattaaattaactaaggtTTCTTTCGATCTTTTCATAGAACCTGCAGCCAGGAAGCATGCATGCTCAGAGTCACAAGACCCTCgtgttataattaataatattatcaataggacataaataaataaaagtcaaATTGTTTTCAAAAGTGTTCATCACCATTGTCATAGAGAAATCtaataggaaatttttttaaacatattattattaattaattaaaatttattaaaaacttatacaattttatagatttctttcttatttaatgagttttatttataattttatagttatcaataaaattgCATTAATATCTTTAAcccaaaaattaatataattatatatagatcTTGAGTTACATTCACATGAGAGaacaattatttaatgaaataatttatgtttaatttttttttataggtgaAGATGTGTCCATATTTAACATGTGACGttagtttaaataaaattgtttttaaagaaagaTATTTACGAAGAATAAACAAAGTGCGTGTTGCTAGAGGTAATATGCTCTTTCTATTAGAAACGAGATGTATCTTAACCTCatttaagttaaataaaattactgtAAGAGAAAGactctttattatttattatttaactatttgacataattgtatatataaaagttaaacttgAGATTCATCAATCAAACTTTGAGTCaatttttagaattaaaattatatctattatttttctaatgcctttcatttattttttatagtaatcGAATTCAAATACTAAAAGATTTACGATAACAAAGAGAAAGAACCCAATAAAACAAAGATGAGAATACAATAAAGCAAAACCATTATTTTATCACTTATTTTTGCATTGGGGTTTTGTTAGCAACCGGGAGCAGAGTACTTAATGCATATCACAACGACAAACATATGATTAAGCATTAACTCAACACTATCTAGCTACCCTTgacattatttgatttgattcaaaCTACGGACTTGATAATTCCATCAACCTTAGAAGCTTCTATGAAAACAATGTCGAAGGCCTCATGCTCAGTGAGATTCAAACGTCTTCCTCCCTCACCATTTTTGGCATCAAACCTTCCAATATCTAAACATGTGCCTGAGCCAGTGATACAGAACACAAGTTTGTATCCAAATTTATATTTCTGAATGCTAAATGTGCCACTAAATGTTTGTTGACCAGGATGACCTTCAGGACCACCAATACCCACACATGCCTTTTGGATTTCATTGTCCACAAACGCCACCCATTTGGAGGATTCAGCACAATATGGTTTCTCTGCGAACTCGATTTCAAGTGGAGTACCTACATGGATATATAGATATTTTCCAAAAACAAAgacattcaattaattaaaggGCTCAACATACTACTagaaaatattaacattaaaattagtcacaaacaattttcttttaaaaaattgtcaataCAACTTGACGACCTCAAAATTAGCAAGGAAAAACTATATTCTATcactaaatttagttttttttaataaaaaaaaatcactaaatttAGTTACCACTTGGTTGGTAGTTGAGAAGGAGGATTTAAGGAAAGAAGATATGGTGAGTTCGAATATTTCCactaatattttaacaaaaactagtaattaacattaattaattaataaaaaaaattagctacccgttcattattttttagtagtggtgaaaaaaatgataaaaaaaattaattagtaagacATTTTCAAACATATCCGTTAtatttccctctttttttttttttttttttataaattgaatgTATCTTAAAAAGAATGTTAGCTAAGCTGACAATTTGGGTTGTCATGTGTTTAtgatcctaattaattaatctccACAAGGCTATTAAGAGCATGATTGGTTTGCCTATGtattgtttgtttatttattttgattttgtattgAAATACGTGTCACATACAATATTTTCATAGCACATCAAACACGTATTATTAAGTTGTTCAACTTACAAGAAAAAGCTAATTAATACAAGTTATACAACTTAGCTATATATGTGTTACCCGGAGATTGATTGATATAATAGGCCTATAATAGTTTCAAACTATATGCAACAATTTCTGGTTAGAGacatatgatgatgatgagtacCTGTAAAGATGATTCCAGGGCTTATCCCAGGTATGCTGAATTTGACTGGTGTGCCACGGAAGATTTCTGAGTAATCTTGCAAAACAGTAACTGGGCAGTTTGAGTTTCCAGTCCGGCCTAGTTTCAATCCACCACCGGCAGCGCCCCAAGTTGATGGCATAATGTAATATGTGCCACCTGGGAAAATGGGGTTGCCACTTATGTCCACAACTTGTTCAACATCTTCTGAAAG is a genomic window containing:
- the LOC114368647 gene encoding kunitz-type trypsin inhibitor-like 2 protein, giving the protein MKPTLLLSLSFLPLFALLALSEDVEQVVDISGNPIFPGGTYYIMPSTWGAAGGGLKLGRTGNSNCPVTVLQDYSEIFRGTPVKFSIPGISPGIIFTGTPLEIEFAEKPYCAESSKWVAFVDNEIQKACVGIGGPEGHPGQQTFSGTFSIQKYKFGYKLVFCITGSGTCLDIGRFDAKNGEGGRRLNLTEHEAFDIVFIEASKVDGIIKSVV